One Streptobacillus felis genomic window carries:
- the mrdA gene encoding penicillin-binding protein 2 — protein sequence MRILDIEDKSKRASAFIFIVFLIFFGLVLRLYNLQITNSELYQNRASRNSLRTNTIKPARGKIYDKNGLLLVSNTTGYHLIHKETQNISKEEAELLKDVYNKSDVYREEAFSKLSKKSKAKLEEIYLDSLDIMKLTNMEYEDIINKFYKVLPTGFDKVIIIDEDLNVNNALIGVEKITNPRLDILEYDKRYYHKHEIASHVIGNVKLISEKEYEELKDKGFEKDDLVGKDGIEKTYNIELKGKSGKEFVEVDARGNVLNKLDEEKSEAGKNIYLSLDFNLQEYMTEKFRGKVGTFIAIDVKTGKVITYVSYPEIDLNILSSRISKTDWDNLLNSPKRPLLNRGIAGLFPPGSTAKIVSGLAIIENGISPYETMYSTGEFTYGKVTFRDSNRAGHGTTNFFKAIAESVNTYYYQNILRINRDKYFEVAKDFGIGELTEVDLPGEISGVLPTPDWKKKRFKNAIDQKWLPGDLINMSIGQGYMLMTPMQVLMMYQAVANNGVMLRPTFIEYFENSDGMKMTKETEVLRKLNLKEENIKNMQKALRMTVTEGTARALNSLPVSVSAKTGTAQNRNEAHHSWMAGYFPSNNPEIAFVALVEQGGYGAVEAGGRVYEFISKYYELKGEI from the coding sequence ATGAGAATATTAGATATAGAAGATAAGAGTAAAAGGGCTTCAGCTTTTATATTCATAGTATTTCTAATATTTTTTGGATTAGTATTAAGACTATATAATTTACAAATTACTAATAGTGAGCTATATCAAAATAGGGCCTCAAGAAATAGTTTAAGAACTAATACTATTAAGCCAGCAAGAGGTAAAATATATGATAAAAATGGATTACTTTTAGTTAGTAATACTACAGGTTATCATTTAATACATAAAGAAACTCAAAATATATCTAAAGAAGAAGCTGAATTATTAAAAGATGTATATAATAAAAGTGATGTTTATAGAGAAGAAGCTTTTTCTAAACTAAGTAAAAAATCAAAAGCTAAACTAGAAGAAATATATTTAGATAGCTTAGATATAATGAAACTTACTAATATGGAATATGAAGATATAATTAACAAATTCTATAAAGTTTTACCTACAGGATTTGATAAGGTAATAATTATAGATGAGGATTTAAATGTAAATAATGCATTAATAGGAGTAGAAAAAATAACTAATCCACGTTTAGATATTCTAGAATATGATAAAAGATATTATCATAAACATGAGATAGCATCACATGTTATAGGTAATGTTAAGTTAATTAGTGAAAAAGAGTATGAAGAACTTAAGGACAAAGGTTTTGAAAAAGATGACCTTGTAGGGAAAGATGGTATAGAAAAAACATATAATATAGAACTAAAAGGTAAATCTGGTAAAGAATTTGTTGAAGTTGATGCAAGAGGAAATGTATTAAATAAACTTGATGAAGAAAAATCTGAAGCAGGTAAAAATATTTATCTATCACTAGATTTTAATCTACAAGAATATATGACAGAGAAATTTAGAGGAAAAGTAGGTACCTTTATAGCTATAGATGTTAAAACTGGTAAGGTAATTACTTATGTAAGTTATCCAGAAATAGACTTAAATATTTTAAGTTCAAGAATTAGTAAGACAGACTGGGATAATTTACTTAATTCACCTAAGAGACCTCTATTAAATAGAGGTATTGCAGGATTATTCCCACCTGGTTCTACAGCAAAAATAGTCAGTGGTTTAGCTATAATTGAAAATGGTATATCTCCATATGAAACTATGTATTCTACGGGTGAATTTACTTATGGTAAGGTTACTTTTAGAGATTCAAATAGAGCAGGTCATGGAACTACTAATTTCTTTAAAGCTATAGCAGAATCAGTAAATACATACTATTACCAAAATATTTTAAGAATAAATAGAGATAAGTATTTTGAAGTAGCTAAAGACTTCGGTATAGGTGAATTAACTGAAGTAGATTTACCTGGAGAAATCTCAGGAGTATTGCCTACACCGGATTGGAAGAAAAAAAGATTTAAAAATGCAATAGATCAAAAATGGTTGCCTGGAGATTTAATAAACATGTCTATAGGTCAAGGATATATGCTTATGACTCCTATGCAAGTACTTATGATGTATCAGGCTGTAGCAAATAATGGTGTTATGCTTAGGCCAACTTTTATAGAATATTTTGAAAATTCAGATGGAATGAAAATGACTAAAGAAACAGAAGTTTTAAGAAAGTTAAACCTAAAAGAAGAAAATATAAAAAATATGCAAAAAGCATTAAGAATGACAGTAACTGAGGGTACAGCAAGAGCATTAAATTCATTGCCTGTATCAGTTTCAGCCAAAACAGGTACTGCACAAAATAGAAATGAAGCACATCACTCGTGGATGGCAGGCTACTTTCCTAGTAATAATCCAGAAATAGCATTTGTTGCTCTTGTTGAACAAGGTGGTTATGGGGCAGTAGAAGCTGGAGGTAGAGTATATGAATTCATTTCCAAATATTATGAATTAAAAGGTGAAATTTAA
- a CDS encoding LytR C-terminal domain-containing protein: protein MKKNLTIFLILLALVSCGTKTMKEIEGNKIVKVENTYYLHYNDTVIKLNEDTYITKDKKVSDYFKGSFFSNEEDDFLVDLKKYFPHGFNGIVEGEAPTNFSQMPLLSLGEKKIIDAIALSKDLSSKNPELLIAKDETKDEEEKKEDNKTEAKEVNLTGKKIAILNANGIDGYARRLGESLKATLGLDAMSENYGKGENLSYIINHKLTQEELEKLVNTVNIKYIKVQNNPDLKSDQDVVLITGNDANVKYSIEVLSKGGLKDVENLLSGYSVTTKTEAKYNNEDIKDETIIIYNPEDIFIAKKLLGLLPNATLKEDTTVNGKLIITTK, encoded by the coding sequence ATGAAAAAAAATTTAACAATATTTTTAATATTATTAGCATTAGTTTCTTGTGGAACTAAGACAATGAAAGAAATTGAAGGGAACAAAATAGTAAAAGTAGAAAATACTTATTACTTACACTATAACGATACAGTTATTAAATTAAATGAGGACACATATATTACTAAGGATAAAAAAGTTTCAGACTATTTTAAAGGATCATTTTTTAGCAATGAAGAAGATGATTTCTTAGTTGACTTAAAAAAATATTTTCCACATGGATTTAATGGTATAGTAGAAGGTGAAGCACCTACTAACTTTAGTCAAATGCCTCTACTTTCATTAGGTGAAAAGAAAATAATAGATGCAATAGCTCTATCTAAAGATTTATCTAGTAAAAATCCTGAGCTTTTAATAGCAAAAGATGAAACTAAGGATGAAGAAGAGAAAAAAGAAGATAATAAAACAGAAGCTAAAGAAGTAAATTTAACAGGTAAAAAAATAGCAATATTAAATGCTAATGGTATAGATGGTTATGCAAGAAGATTAGGAGAAAGTTTAAAAGCTACTTTAGGATTAGATGCTATGTCAGAAAATTATGGTAAAGGAGAAAATTTATCTTACATAATTAATCATAAATTAACACAAGAAGAATTAGAAAAATTAGTAAATACTGTAAATATAAAATATATTAAAGTTCAAAATAATCCAGATTTAAAATCAGATCAAGATGTTGTATTAATTACTGGTAATGATGCAAATGTTAAATATAGTATAGAAGTGTTATCAAAAGGTGGATTAAAAGATGTTGAAAATTTGCTTTCAGGATATAGTGTTACTACAAAAACTGAAGCAAAATACAATAATGAAGATATTAAAGATGAAACTATAATCATATATAATCCTGAAGATATATTTATAGCTAAAAAATTATTAGGATTATTACCTAATGCAACTTTAAAAGAAGATACAACTGTAAATGGAAAATTAATAATAACAACAAAATAA
- the rsfS gene encoding ribosome silencing factor, whose translation MEDIVKVVVDAIEEKKGLDIKVYDLKGKSPFFDYSILCTGSSSRNVEAIVQELKKNMPLVKGIEGQEEANWVLIDGGDVIVSVFTKDARDYYNLDEFYESV comes from the coding sequence ATGGAAGATATAGTAAAAGTAGTAGTAGATGCAATAGAGGAAAAAAAAGGATTAGATATTAAAGTATATGATTTAAAAGGTAAATCACCTTTCTTTGATTATTCTATACTTTGTACAGGTTCTTCTTCTAGAAATGTTGAAGCTATAGTACAAGAATTAAAGAAAAATATGCCTTTAGTAAAAGGAATTGAAGGACAAGAAGAGGCAAATTGGGTTTTAATAGATGGTGGAGATGTAATAGTTAGTGTTTTTACAAAAGATGCAAGAGATTACTATAACCTAGATGAATTTTATGAAAGTGTATAA
- a CDS encoding RsmE family RNA methyltransferase, translating into MLTVIADKILGNLVEINEITEINHIKNVYRLKENDEVRVIDFEYEYRGIIKEINKKNILISISEKKEDQYSLPFNIDIAIGLLKNEKMKLLIQKLTELGIRNIIPLKTERVVVKINEKKEKWDLVVRESMKQCRAIKKTNVEILNEIKRIKYGNYDKIIYAYENSSSSLNIKDAISKDDRNILIIIGPEGGFTLEEVEYLKSVGAIEISLGKRILRAETAAIVLAGSIINIKE; encoded by the coding sequence ATGTTAACTGTTATAGCAGATAAAATTTTAGGTAATTTAGTAGAAATTAATGAAATAACTGAAATTAATCATATAAAAAATGTATATAGACTAAAAGAAAATGATGAAGTAAGGGTTATAGATTTTGAATATGAATACAGGGGAATAATTAAAGAAATAAATAAGAAAAATATTTTAATTAGTATTTCTGAAAAAAAAGAAGATCAGTATTCATTACCATTTAATATAGATATTGCAATAGGATTATTAAAGAATGAAAAAATGAAATTACTTATACAAAAATTAACAGAGCTAGGTATAAGAAACATTATTCCATTAAAAACTGAAAGAGTAGTAGTTAAAATTAATGAGAAGAAGGAAAAATGGGACTTAGTAGTTAGAGAAAGTATGAAACAATGTAGGGCCATAAAAAAAACTAACGTAGAAATACTTAATGAAATTAAAAGGATAAAATATGGAAACTATGATAAAATTATATATGCTTATGAAAATAGTAGTTCATCTTTAAATATTAAAGATGCAATTAGTAAAGATGATAGAAATATATTAATTATCATAGGTCCAGAAGGCGGATTTACATTAGAAGAAGTTGAATATTTAAAATCTGTAGGAGCTATAGAAATTAGTTTAGGAAAAAGAATACTAAGGGCTGAAACAGCAGCTATAGTGCTTGCAGGAAGTATAATAAATATAAAGGAATAA
- the ruvB gene encoding Holliday junction branch migration DNA helicase RuvB, with amino-acid sequence MENRFVDLNELLEDYEISNDINSLRPQLFKDYIGQEDLKETLNISIKAAKIRQESLDHILLFGPPGLGKTTMATVIANEMGTNIKITSGPVLEKAGDLVSILTTLEDGDVLFIDEIHRLSTNIEEILYSAMEDFKVDIMLGKGHGATSYRVELKRFTLIGATTMAGKLSKPFKDRFGIQHRMNFYTTEELMKIIARSANILEVECRGNSLREIALRSRGTPRLANRVLKRSRDYATVNGNGIIDDNIMKEVIRILKVDDKGLDEMDRNLLRAIIINYSGGPVGVETLATHLGEDRKTIEEVYEPYLIQLGLLKVSLRGREVTDLAYSHMGLEKR; translated from the coding sequence GTGGAAAACAGATTTGTTGATTTAAATGAATTATTGGAAGATTATGAAATAAGTAATGATATAAATTCTTTAAGACCACAACTATTTAAAGACTATATAGGACAAGAAGATCTTAAAGAAACGCTAAATATATCTATAAAAGCAGCAAAGATAAGACAGGAGTCATTAGATCATATTCTACTTTTTGGTCCACCAGGACTAGGTAAAACTACTATGGCTACAGTTATTGCAAATGAAATGGGAACTAATATTAAGATAACTTCAGGGCCTGTATTAGAAAAGGCTGGTGATTTAGTATCTATACTTACTACACTTGAAGATGGGGATGTCTTGTTTATAGATGAAATACATAGATTAAGTACTAATATAGAAGAAATACTTTATTCAGCTATGGAAGATTTTAAAGTAGATATAATGTTAGGAAAGGGTCATGGAGCTACTAGTTATAGAGTTGAATTAAAAAGATTTACTCTTATAGGCGCAACAACTATGGCAGGAAAATTATCTAAACCGTTTAAAGATAGATTTGGAATACAACATAGAATGAATTTCTATACTACAGAAGAACTTATGAAAATAATTGCAAGATCTGCAAATATTTTAGAAGTAGAGTGTAGAGGAAATTCATTACGTGAAATTGCTCTTAGAAGTAGAGGAACACCTAGGCTTGCAAATAGGGTTTTAAAAAGATCAAGAGATTATGCTACTGTTAATGGTAATGGTATTATAGATGATAATATTATGAAAGAAGTAATAAGAATACTTAAGGTTGATGATAAGGGTCTTGATGAGATGGATAGAAACTTATTAAGAGCTATAATTATAAATTATTCAGGAGGTCCTGTAGGAGTTGAAACATTGGCTACACATTTAGGTGAGGATAGAAAAACTATAGAAGAAGTATATGAACCATATTTAATACAATTAGGACTATTAAAAGTAAGTTTAAGAGGAAGAGAGGTTACAGACCTAGCTTACTCTCATATGGGACTTGAAAAGAGGTAA
- the glyS gene encoding glycine--tRNA ligase subunit beta translates to MRFLFEIGVEELPSRYVDKASDDLLEVFKKELNEARIEFSGEKKYNSPRRMAIYFENIASMQKDFYEKKTGPSTTVAYKDGVLTKAALGFLNSQNLTEGDLKIEKTDKGEYIYVEKNLKGVETTLVLPELMEKAIKALDFDKTMKWSDRTFRFARPIKWIVATIDDKVVDFEFEGIKASNVSRGMRLFGSQEVLIDDSTKYEEKLLKEYVVVDPVKRREMIIESVKNNCENDGDKVIVNKYLLDEVVNLVEYPYAIKGEFNKDYLELPEDIITITMETHQRYFPVKSSDGKLANKFVLVRNAPEYSELVKKGNEKVIEPRLADAKFFFDEDLKIKLEDNVEKLKNVTFQKDMGTIFEKMERSQKIAKYLIEKLNLVKTDEILRTIFLSKADLVSNVINEKEFTKLQGFMGSVYAEKEGEKPEVAKGIFEHYLPRYQGDILPETIEGTIASIADKLDTLVGAFSVNLIPTSSKDPYALRRATNGLLLCAFNKGLNIDYVELVDKALEIFGEDKKILNEKSRENILEFVKQRLEAILSSDFSKNLISYQINNVTSIMELKDRLTKLSSLEKGENFEILINLIKRLKNIAKDVNLNVNLNIFETSEEKELYSLSQELTGDFNDIDMLLNKKDIINNFFENVIINVKDEAIKNNRIALINEVLAKVNKLIQV, encoded by the coding sequence ATGAGATTTCTATTTGAAATTGGAGTTGAAGAATTACCTTCAAGATATGTAGATAAGGCTAGTGATGATTTACTTGAAGTATTTAAAAAAGAATTAAATGAAGCAAGAATTGAATTTTCAGGTGAGAAAAAATACAATTCACCTAGAAGAATGGCAATATATTTTGAAAATATTGCAAGTATGCAAAAAGACTTTTATGAAAAGAAAACAGGTCCATCGACAACAGTAGCATATAAAGATGGGGTTTTAACTAAGGCAGCTTTAGGATTTTTAAATTCTCAAAATTTAACTGAAGGTGATTTAAAAATAGAAAAAACTGATAAAGGTGAATACATCTATGTAGAAAAAAATCTTAAAGGAGTTGAAACAACTTTAGTTTTACCAGAATTAATGGAAAAAGCTATAAAAGCACTTGATTTTGATAAAACTATGAAGTGGAGTGATAGAACTTTTAGATTTGCAAGACCTATAAAATGGATAGTTGCAACAATAGATGATAAGGTTGTTGATTTTGAATTTGAAGGTATTAAAGCAAGTAATGTATCTAGAGGTATGAGATTATTTGGAAGTCAAGAAGTATTAATAGATGATAGTACTAAGTATGAGGAGAAATTACTTAAAGAATATGTAGTAGTAGATCCTGTTAAAAGACGTGAAATGATAATTGAAAGTGTTAAAAATAACTGTGAAAATGATGGAGATAAGGTAATAGTAAATAAATACTTATTAGATGAAGTAGTAAACCTTGTAGAATATCCTTATGCTATTAAAGGTGAATTTAATAAAGATTATCTAGAATTGCCCGAAGACATTATTACTATAACTATGGAAACACATCAAAGATATTTCCCTGTTAAGAGTTCAGATGGTAAACTTGCAAATAAATTTGTATTAGTAAGAAACGCTCCTGAATATTCAGAACTTGTTAAAAAAGGTAATGAAAAGGTTATAGAGCCAAGACTTGCTGATGCTAAATTCTTCTTTGATGAAGATTTAAAAATTAAATTAGAAGATAATGTTGAAAAACTTAAAAATGTTACTTTCCAAAAAGATATGGGAACTATATTTGAAAAAATGGAAAGAAGTCAAAAAATTGCTAAATATCTAATAGAAAAATTAAATTTAGTAAAAACTGATGAGATTTTAAGAACCATTTTCTTATCTAAGGCAGATCTTGTAAGTAATGTGATTAATGAAAAAGAATTTACAAAATTACAAGGGTTTATGGGTTCAGTTTATGCTGAAAAAGAAGGAGAAAAACCTGAAGTTGCTAAAGGTATATTTGAACACTATTTACCAAGATACCAAGGAGATATTTTACCTGAAACTATAGAAGGTACTATAGCATCTATAGCTGATAAACTAGATACTTTAGTTGGTGCTTTTTCAGTTAATTTAATACCTACAAGTTCTAAGGATCCTTATGCTTTAAGACGTGCTACTAACGGATTATTATTATGTGCATTTAATAAAGGATTAAATATAGATTATGTAGAATTAGTTGATAAGGCATTAGAAATATTTGGTGAAGATAAGAAAATATTAAATGAAAAATCAAGAGAAAATATTTTAGAATTTGTAAAACAAAGATTAGAAGCAATACTTTCTAGTGATTTCAGTAAGAATTTAATTTCTTACCAAATTAATAATGTTACATCTATTATGGAACTTAAAGATAGATTAACTAAGCTTTCAAGTCTTGAAAAAGGTGAAAATTTTGAAATATTAATTAACCTAATTAAGAGATTAAAAAATATAGCTAAAGATGTTAATTTAAATGTAAATTTAAATATTTTTGAAACTTCTGAAGAAAAAGAACTATATTCATTATCTCAAGAATTAACTGGAGATTTTAATGACATAGATATGTTATTAAATAAGAAAGATATAATTAATAATTTCTTTGAAAATGTAATAATTAATGTAAAAGATGAAGCAATAAAAAATAATAGAATAGCTTTAATAAATGAAGTTTTAGCTAAAGTTAATAAATTAATACAAGTTTAA
- the rsmG gene encoding 16S rRNA (guanine(527)-N(7))-methyltransferase RsmG — translation MKEYFINLLNLSEIKMDEDIIDNMLSYLYLLAGKNKVMNLTAIRDEKDMLEKHFIDALLLTKVIKDDEKTFIDLGTGAGFPGLVLAIFYPEKQFLLVDSVKKKVAFLDEVIEKLNLKNVKTSTERAEEIIKKYREKFDVALCRGVANLRIILEYMIPFLKVNGRFLPQKLNLNELEESNNALNVLHSSIDNIHKFNLPISKDERIVLEISKNKKTPSMYPRAVGIPSKKPI, via the coding sequence ATGAAAGAATATTTTATTAATCTTTTAAATTTATCTGAAATAAAAATGGATGAAGATATAATTGATAATATGCTATCTTATCTATATCTTTTAGCAGGAAAAAATAAGGTTATGAATCTTACTGCTATTAGAGATGAAAAAGATATGTTAGAAAAACACTTTATAGATGCACTTTTGCTTACTAAAGTAATAAAGGATGATGAAAAAACATTTATAGATCTTGGAACAGGTGCTGGATTTCCAGGCTTAGTACTAGCAATATTTTATCCTGAAAAGCAATTCCTATTAGTGGATTCAGTTAAGAAAAAAGTTGCATTTTTAGATGAAGTTATAGAAAAACTAAATTTAAAAAATGTAAAAACTAGTACAGAAAGAGCAGAGGAAATAATAAAAAAATATAGAGAAAAATTTGATGTAGCTCTTTGTAGAGGTGTTGCAAATTTAAGAATAATACTAGAGTATATGATACCTTTTTTAAAGGTTAATGGAAGATTTTTACCTCAAAAATTAAATTTAAATGAGTTAGAAGAATCAAATAATGCATTAAATGTATTACATTCTAGTATAGATAATATACATAAATTCAATTTACCTATTTCTAAGGATGAAAGGATAGTTTTAGAAATTAGTAAGAATAAAAAAACGCCTAGTATGTATCCTAGAGCTGTAGGTATACCTAGTAAAAAACCAATATAA